In Fusarium falciforme chromosome 10, complete sequence, a single genomic region encodes these proteins:
- a CDS encoding Clr5 domain-containing protein, translating into MFNQPPGGPRASDSNGQPSYGFTDEAWPRYGLANNSASFSTDHSQSIYASDRQYGDSSGMDWAPTPTDYQTRFQHQDAVAENVELDNMSPQAGGGVGRLVAHFENKGFAPPLPPRPSNTISSPVNQEPSVSSPFGTFSVASPILTSPLASPSEPNYGLLGDQSRVTSPIASPPPIAFGGYHDLSVSSPGVGSSSGHFGSMNSFMVNNRVATPMETSMAASPMVATPIMNNPKVASPSPATPGVPGTPGFAIWRPPVPMTPKPTMDQFQGTSSSSTSGGYFAKPPIPSTPKPVMNAGSQLVLDFNSNSGSIAKGKAPMRPPAKPRHPIRQPSRSQISTPAAFSPAIKREPSTPHLSQASPAPHTLASERRSSVSQRSQTGSRPSREQVPAEAWESFKNTIRTLYLDERKPLKEVMSIMADKYGFQATPKMYKTRFSQWGFVKNNTEEEVKRLLSKKFQRDAEGKVSEFVRNGKVVNLGTYLKRKGVTEYDLIDFELPAELPAHIRCRTPTPPPAPGYLQSPDLLRAQETIISNMRKAFLQCRQFEVETDAQVGWQTIMVWGAGSSDLLLEANHNFEMRDTDQGGHFLMKAFKQLEVDLKKLSPQGIQELLLGMVRRDPGMMTALCKYLAAYSTTNFERSHPLRQIFACLYEVQQKHGPGTLSDLLWASIPTIAEELEAIYGRKHPYVARTWTDLATFYNHANPERLEKLVAELRLLQRQMEHRQGANSVEVFVLRYTIVQLMVAAHPQSDATKQTTIDLWHHARGMGLIFPVRGQQPNVFCYHSPVKVDPWTKRCRRRYDSGVRLLEEHVGVRVIPYFEEDFHTTEHAPEHMPQQQQQQQPQHHHQQQQQQQRAPQLQAQDSWAAAMEQQMGGNKWSFI; encoded by the exons ATGTTCAATCAACCACCCGGCGGGCCTCGTGCTTCCGACTCCAACGGGCAACCCTCTTATGGCTTCACCGATGAAGCCTGGCCAAGGTATGGCCTCGCCAACAACTCGGCTTCCTTCTCGACCGACCATTCCCAGTCCATCTATGCCTCAGACCGGCAATATGGCGACTCCTCCGGCATGGACTGGGCGCCGACCCCAACCGACTATCAGACGCgctttcaacaccaagatgCTGTAGCCGAAAATGTCGAACTCGACAACATGAGTCCTCAGGCCGGAGGCGGCGTTGGTCGTCTTGTCGCGCATTTCGAGAACAAAGGCTTTGCGCCGCCGCTTCCTCCGAGACCATCCAACACGATATCAAGTCCGGTCAATCAAGAGCCGTCTGTTTCGTCGCCGTTCGGTACCTTCAGCGTCGCATCTCCCATCCTCACGAGCCCTCTCGCCAGTCCCTCCGAACCCAACTATGGACTTCTGGGTGACCAGTCGAGGGTCACCAGCCCGATTGCTAGCCCACCTCCCATAGCATTTGGCGGATATCATGATTTGTCGGTATCCAGTCCAGGCGTTGGTTCCTCGTCCGGACACTTTGGAAGTATGAATAGCTTCATGGTCAACAACAGAGTAGCCACCCCCATGGAAACCTCCATGGCTGCGTCGCCCATGGTGGCAACCCCCATCATGAATAACCCCAAAGTCGCCTCTCCGAGCCCGGCTACTCCAGGCGTGCCAGGCACTCCTGGTTTTGCCATTTGGCGACCACCTGTGCCAATGACTCCCAAACCTACCATGGATCAATTCCAAGGTACTAGTAGTTCCTCCACTTCCGGTGGCTATTTCGCAAAACCTCCCATCCCCTCAACTCCTAAACCAGTCATGAATGCTGGAAGCCAGCTCGTCTTGGATTTCAACTCCAACTCTGGCTCCATTGCAAAGGGTAAGGCTCCAATGAGACCTCCCGCGAAACCAAGACACCCTATTCGACAACCATCACGATCACAAATATCCACACCCGCAGCCTTCAGCCCTGCTATCAAACGTGAaccttcaacaccacatttatctcaagcttctcctgctccaCATACACTGGCG AGTGAACGGAGAAGTTCAGTATCCCAAAGATCACAAACGGGGAGCCGGCCTTCGAGGGAACAAGTCCCTGCCGAGGCCTGGGAGTCGTTCAAGAACACAATTCGAACCCTCTACCTCGATGAACGAAAGCCGCTCAAGGAGGTcatgtccatcatggctgacAAGTACGGCTTTCAGGCAAC CCCCAAGATGTACAAGACTCGATTCTCACAGTGGGGTTTTGTCAAAAACaacaccgaggaggaggttaAGCGTCTGCTGTCGAAGAAATTTCAACGAGATGCCGAGGGAAAAGTATCCGAGTTTGTTCGCAACGGAAAGGTCGTCAACCTGGGCACGTACCTGAAGAGAAAGGGCGTCACCGAGTACGACTTGATCGATTTCGAGTTGCCTGCCGAGCTCCCAGCTCACATCCGATGTCGAACTCCGACTCCTCCACCTGCGCCAGGATACCTCCAGTCCCCCGATCTGCTCCGGGCGCAGGAGACTATCATCAGCAATATGAGGAAGGCCTTTTTGCAGTGTCGACAATTCGAGGTGGAAACCGATGCTCAAGTTGGATGGCAGACAATCATGGTGTGGGGAGCAGGATCCAGCGATCTTTTGCTCGAGGCAAACCACAACTTTGAAATGAGGGACACTGACCAGGGCGGACATTTCCTTATGAAGGCCTTCAAGCAGCTCGAAGTCGATTTGAAGAAGCTATCACCCCAAGGAATCCaggagctgcttcttggtaTGGTCCGTCGTGATCCCGGCATGATGACGGCCTTATGCAAGTATCTGGCGGCATACTCGACAACCAACTTTGAGCGGTCACATCCTCTGCGACAAATCTTTGCCTGTTTATATGAGGTTCAGCAAAAACATGGCCCGGGGACACTCTCAGACCTTTTGTGGGCCAGCATCCCTACCATTGCGGAAGAATTGGAGGCCATCTATGGGCGGAAGCACCCATATGTCGCTCGAACGTGGACCGATTTGGCGACCTTCTATAACCACGCGAACCCCGAGCGATTGGAGAAGTTGGTGGCAGAACTTCGACTTTTGCAACGGCAAATGGAGCACCGACAGGGCGCAAACAGCGTTGAGGTCTTCGTGTTGCGATATACCATTGTGCAACTAATGGTTGCTGCACACCCCCAATCAGATGCAACGAAGCAAACGACCATCGACCTCTGGCATCATGCGCGAGGGATGGGACTCATATTCCCTGTTCGAGGCCAACAGCCCAACGTCTTTTGTTATCACAGTCCCGTCAAGGTCGATCCCTGGACGAAGCGATGCCGACGAAGATACGACTCTGGAGTTAGGCTTCTCGAGGAGCATGTGGGCGTGCGAGTTATTCCATACTTCGAAGAGGACTTCCACACAACGGAACACGCCCCAGAGCACATgccacaacagcagcagcaacaacaaccgcagcaccatcatcaacagcagcaacaacaacaacgtgCGCCGCAGCTGCAGGCGCAGGACTCATGGGCGGCGGCAATGGAGCAGCAAATGGGGGGCAACAAGTGGTCGTTCATCTGA
- a CDS encoding TRNA (adenine(58)-N(1))-methyltransferase catalytic subunit TRM61 yields the protein MRLASPSVLRGRLSLPFRRLYSSSRTIQENDVLFLRQQGKRAPKWHLTAPLRADSRIRLSYGGSVNSSDLIGRSVLDTVVDSSGRSVVLHEPSMASYIINSARYATPIYPHDANIIVSLLDLNLPRPGEEEYDTDQTPPPFEIFEAGTGMGSLTLHLARALHAGNPAVPPSLRNALCSARYKRDEFGLDLSPEVETEYETYRNNRRAILHTLDRNHKHSRAAHSLIRQFRRALYFPTVDFHIGSIDEYISSRLAQTNDEPFLSHAILDLPSAHDHAGPVIQALQPNGLLIIFTPSISQIADFQAWILRSGQPIRPERVIELPVSTTADGVRDTGGGKEWDVKTVIPKDQPDGSPVQVMRPRVGDRIAGGGFVAVMRRWPAGQVLSEAQSLGDEAVSELDELTGTDEVPKSEKPSESS from the exons ATGCGCCTCGCCAGCCCCTCAGTCCTAAGAGGACGGCTCTCTCTACCTTTCCGCCGTTTATACTCATCATCCCGTACAATTCAAG AAAATGACGTCCTCTTTCTACGACAGCAGGGCAAAAGAGCTCCCAAATGGCACCTTACCGCTCCTCTCCGCGCCGACTCTCGAATACGTCTCTCTTACGGTGGCTCCGTCAACTCGTCCGACCTGATTGGCCGCAGTGTGCTCGATACAGTGGTGGACAGCTCGGGCCGCAGCGTCGTGCTGCATGAGCCGTCCATGGCATCCTACATCATCAACAGCGCGCGGTATGCCACGCCG ATCTATCCCCATGATGCAAACATCATCGTCTCGCTCCTTGACTTGAACCTCCCTCGTCCTGGCGAAGAGGAGTACGATACCGACCAGACGCCTCCGCCGTTCGAGATATTCGAGGCTGGAACGGGCATGGGCAGTCTAACGCTGCATCTTGCTCGGGCTCTTCATGCTGGAAACCCAGCCGTGCCTCCCAGCTTGCGCAACGCCCTCTGCAGTGCCCGGTATAAAAGGGACGAATTCGGCCTCGACCTCTCCCCCGAGGTCGAGACCGAGTACGAAACCTACCGTAACAATCGCCGTGCTATACTACACACTCTCGATCGCAACCATAAGCACTCGCGGGCGGCGCATAGCCTCATTCGCCAATTCCGCCGTGCACTCTACTTCCCCACCGTCGACTTCCACATCGGCTCCATCGACGAATACATCTCCTCCCGTCTCGCCCAGACGAACGATGAGCCCTTCCTCTCCCATGCCATTCTCGACCTCCCCTCGGCGCACGACCACGCCGGCCCCGTCATCCAGGCCCTCCAGCCCAACGGCctgctcatcatcttcactcCGTCCATCAGCCAGATCGCCGACTTCCAAGCCTGGATACTCCGTTCAGGACAGCCCATACGTCCAGAGAGGGTCATTGAGCTGCCAGTCTCCACCACGGCTGATGGTGTACGTGACACTGGTGGCGGCAAGGAGTGGGATGTCAAGACAGTCATTCCCAAGGACCAGCCTGATGGTTCCCCTGTCCAAGTCATGCGACCCCGAGTTGGTGATCGCATAGCCGGCGGTGGATTTGTTGCTGTAATGCGTCGATGGCCCGCTGGGCAGGTGCTATCTGAAGCTCAGTCCTTGGGCGATGAGGCTGTCTCTGAGCTGGATGAGCTCACGGGGACCGATGAGGTGCCCAAGAGTGAAAAGCCATCAGAGAGCTCATAG